A DNA window from bacterium contains the following coding sequences:
- a CDS encoding putative sugar nucleotidyl transferase yields the protein MDCIIVFEDENYSRFYPISLSRPTYSLLSGAKTNLERIKHHFSDFEIFTICRPYLANHSEIPHFDKAILINGSCVFQKKDLGFIKELKNSNPSIAYVKNGIPIAIVLSQEEFRKRLKDSSEDFSKKITEGLKTIEIDILTFSYIWDLIFHNQELIISDFDEYFKDKGLQGNIGDSFIYGKEIFADNNISADTFSVIDSREGPVIIGKGGSIKPFTYLKGPAFIGDECKLVGGKISGSSFGSGCRIGGEVENSIIMGNSNKYHEGFIGHSYIGEWVNLGALATNSDLKNNYSEISVQQNGIITKTKRIKIGCFIGDHSKIGIGVCLNTGVVIGFSCNLFGGGLIMEKEIPSFAWGNDFLRRCFSLENAIKTAKIVLERRNFTFDNKALQLFKYIFDESKMQRKAWLKNGG from the coding sequence AAAACACCATTTCAGCGATTTTGAAATATTCACCATTTGCAGGCCATATTTAGCTAATCACTCTGAAATTCCTCATTTTGATAAAGCTATTCTTATCAATGGCTCTTGTGTATTTCAAAAAAAGGATTTAGGATTCATTAAGGAGCTTAAAAATAGCAATCCCTCTATTGCTTATGTCAAAAATGGCATACCCATAGCCATTGTCTTGTCACAGGAAGAATTCAGAAAGAGGCTTAAAGATAGCTCAGAAGATTTCTCTAAAAAAATAACAGAAGGGCTAAAAACGATTGAAATTGATATCTTAACATTCTCATATATCTGGGATTTAATCTTTCATAACCAAGAATTGATAATTTCAGATTTTGATGAATATTTTAAGGACAAAGGCTTGCAAGGCAATATAGGAGACTCCTTTATTTATGGAAAGGAGATATTTGCAGACAACAATATTTCTGCCGATACCTTTTCTGTTATTGATAGCAGAGAAGGTCCGGTAATAATAGGAAAAGGGGGTTCCATAAAACCATTCACATATCTTAAGGGTCCAGCCTTTATAGGAGATGAATGCAAATTGGTGGGTGGTAAGATAAGTGGTTCTTCCTTTGGAAGTGGATGTCGAATTGGAGGGGAGGTAGAAAATAGTATTATTATGGGAAATAGCAATAAATACCATGAGGGTTTTATCGGACACTCCTATATCGGAGAATGGGTAAATTTAGGAGCATTAGCCACAAATTCTGACCTTAAGAATAATTATTCTGAAATTAGCGTCCAACAAAATGGCATTATTACAAAAACAAAAAGGATAAAAATTGGCTGCTTTATTGGAGACCATAGCAAAATTGGAATTGGCGTTTGTTTAAACACTGGGGTGGTAATTGGCTTTTCCTGCAACCTATTTGGAGGAGGCTTAATTATGGAAAAGGAGATTCCAAGCTTTGCTTGGGGAAATGATTTCCTTCGTCGCTGTTTCTCTTTAGAAAATGCCATAAAAACAGCCAAAATTGTCCTAGAACGAAGGAATTTCACATTTGACAATAAAGCTTTGCAATTGTTCAAATATATATTTGATGAATCAAAAATGCAAAGGAAGGCGTGGTTAAAAAATGGAGGTTGA